One region of Pongo pygmaeus isolate AG05252 chromosome 21, NHGRI_mPonPyg2-v2.0_pri, whole genome shotgun sequence genomic DNA includes:
- the CDC25B gene encoding M-phase inducer phosphatase 2 isoform X2: protein MEVPQPEPAPGSALSPAGVCGGAQRPGHLPGLLLGSHGLLGSPVRAAASSPVTTLTQTMHDLAGLGSETPKSQVGTLLFRSHSRLTRLSLSRRASESSLSSESSEYSDAGLCMDSPSPMDPQMAEQTFEQAIQAASRVIRNEQFAIRRFQSMPVRLLGHSPVLRNITNSQAPDGRRKNEAGSGAASSSGEDKENVRFWKDGFVFKMPWKPTHPSSTHALAEWASRREAFAQRPSSAPDLMCLSPERKMEVEELSPLALGRFSLTPAEGDTEEDDGFVDILESDLKDDDAVPPGMESLISAPLVKTLEKEDEQDLVMYSKCQRLFRSPSMPCSVIRPILKRLERPQDRDTPVQNKRRRSVTPPEEQQEAEEPKARVLRSKSLCHDEIENLLDSDHRELIGDYSKAFLLQTVDGKHQDLKYISPETMVALLMGKFSNIVDKFVIVDCRYPYEYEGGHIKTAVNLPLERDAESFLLQSPITPCSLDKRVILIFHCEFSSERGPRMCRFIRERDRAVNDYPSLYYPEMYILKGGYKEFFPQHPNFCEPQDYRPMNHEAFKDELKTFRLKTRSWAGERSRRELCSRLQDQ from the exons ATGGAGGTGCCCCAGCCGGAGCCCGCGCCAGGCTCGGCTCTCAGTCCAGCGGGCGTGTGCGGTGGCGCCCAGCGTCCGGGCCACCTCCCGGGCCTCCTGCTGGGATCTCATGGCCTCCTGGGGTCCCCGGTGCGCGCGGCCGCTTCCTCGCCGGTCACCACCCTCACCCAGACCATGCACGACCTCGCCGGGCTCGGCAG CGAAACCCCAAAGAGTCAGGTAGGGACCCTGCTCTTCCGCAGCCACAGCCGCCTGACGCGCCTATCCCTGTCTCGACGGGCATCTGAATCCTCCCTGTCGTCTGAATCCTCCGAATATTCTGATGCAG GTCTCTGCATGGATTCCCCCAGTCCTATGGATCCCCAGATGGCAGAGCAGAC GTTTGAACAGGCCATCCAGGCAGCCAGCCGGGTCATTCGAAA CGAGCAGTTTGCCATCAGACGCTTCCAGTCTATGCCG GTGAGGCTGCTGGGCCACAGCCCCGTGCTTCGGAACATCACCAACTCCCAGGCGCCCGACGGCCGGAGGAAGAACGAGGCGGGCAGTGGAGCTGCCAGCAGCTCTGGGGAAGACAAGGAGAATGTGCGCTTCTGGAAG GATGGATTTGTCTTCAAGATGCCATGGAAGCCCACACATCCCAGCTCCACCCATGCTCTGGCAGAGTGGGCCAGCCGCAGGGAAGCCTTTGCCCAGAGACCCAGCTCGGCCCCCGACCTGATG TGTCTCAGTCCTGAGCGGAAGATGGAAGTGGAGGAGCTCAGCCCCCTGGCCCTAGGTCGCTTCTCTCTGACCCCTGCAGAGGGGGATACTGAGGAAGATGATGGATTTGTGGACATCCTAGAGAGTGACTTAAAG GACGATGATGCAGTTCCCCCAGGCATGGAGAGTCTCATTAGTGCCCCACTGGTCAAGACTTTGGAAAAGGAAGATGAACAG GACCTCGTCATGTACAGCAAGTGCCAGCGGCTCTTCCGCTCTCCATCCATGCCCTGCAGCGTGATCCGGCCCATCCTCAAGAGGCTGGAGCGGCCCCAGGACAGGGACACACCCGTGCAGAATAAGCGGAGGCGGAGCGTGACCCCTCCTGAGGAgcagcaggaggctgaggaaccT AAAGCCCGCGTCCTCCGCTCCAAATCACTGTGTCACGATGAGATCGAGAACCTCCTGGACAGTGACCACCGAGAGCTGATTGGAGATTACTCTAAG gCCTTCCTCCTACAGACAGTAGATGGAAAGCACCAAGACCTCAAGTACATCTCACCAGAAACG ATGGTGGCCCTGTTGATGGGCAAGTTCAGCAACATCGTGGATAAGTTTGTGATTGTAGACTGCAGATACCCCTATGAGTATGAAGGCGGGCACATCAAG ACTGCGGTGAACTTGCCCCTGGAACGCGACGCCGAGAGCTTCCTGCTGCAGAGCCCCATCACACCCTGTAGCCTGGACAAGAGAGTCATTCTCATTTTCCACTGTGAATTCTCATCTGAGCGTGGGCCCCGCAT GTGCCGTTTCATCAGGGAACGAGACCGTGCTGTCAACGACTACCCCAGCCTCTACTACCCCGAGATGTATATCCTGAAAGGCGGCTACAAGGAGTTCTTCCCTCAACACCCG AACTTCTGTGAACCCCAGGACTACCGGCCCATGAACCACGAGGCCTTCAAGGATGAGCTAAAGACCTTCCGCCTCAAGACTCGCAGCTGGGCTGGGGAGCGGAGCCGGCGGGAGCTCTGTAGCCGGCTGCAGGACCAGTGA
- the CDC25B gene encoding M-phase inducer phosphatase 2 isoform X3: MEVPQPEPAPGSALSPAGVCGGAQRPGHLPGLLLGSHGLLGSPVRAAASSPVTTLTQTMHDLAGLGSETPKSQVGTLLFRSHSRLTRLSLSRRASESSLSSESSEYSDAGLCMDSPSPMDPQMAEQTFEQAIQAASRVIRNEQFAIRRFQSMPVRLLGHSPVLRNITNSQAPDGRRKNEAGSGAASSSGEDKENDGFVFKMPWKPTHPSSTHALAEWASRREAFAQRPSSAPDLMCLSPERKMEVEELSPLALGRFSLTPAEGDTEEDDGFVDILESDLKDDDAVPPGMESLISAPLVKTLEKEDEQDLVMYSKCQRLFRSPSMPCSVIRPILKRLERPQDRDTPVQNKRRRSVTPPEEQQEAEEPKARVLRSKSLCHDEIENLLDSDHRELIGDYSKAFLLQTVDGKHQDLKYISPETMVALLMGKFSNIVDKFVIVDCRYPYEYEGGHIKTAVNLPLERDAESFLLQSPITPCSLDKRVILIFHCEFSSERGPRMCRFIRERDRAVNDYPSLYYPEMYILKGGYKEFFPQHPNFCEPQDYRPMNHEAFKDELKTFRLKTRSWAGERSRRELCSRLQDQ, translated from the exons ATGGAGGTGCCCCAGCCGGAGCCCGCGCCAGGCTCGGCTCTCAGTCCAGCGGGCGTGTGCGGTGGCGCCCAGCGTCCGGGCCACCTCCCGGGCCTCCTGCTGGGATCTCATGGCCTCCTGGGGTCCCCGGTGCGCGCGGCCGCTTCCTCGCCGGTCACCACCCTCACCCAGACCATGCACGACCTCGCCGGGCTCGGCAG CGAAACCCCAAAGAGTCAGGTAGGGACCCTGCTCTTCCGCAGCCACAGCCGCCTGACGCGCCTATCCCTGTCTCGACGGGCATCTGAATCCTCCCTGTCGTCTGAATCCTCCGAATATTCTGATGCAG GTCTCTGCATGGATTCCCCCAGTCCTATGGATCCCCAGATGGCAGAGCAGAC GTTTGAACAGGCCATCCAGGCAGCCAGCCGGGTCATTCGAAA CGAGCAGTTTGCCATCAGACGCTTCCAGTCTATGCCG GTGAGGCTGCTGGGCCACAGCCCCGTGCTTCGGAACATCACCAACTCCCAGGCGCCCGACGGCCGGAGGAAGAACGAGGCGGGCAGTGGAGCTGCCAGCAGCTCTGGGGAAGACAAGGAGAAT GATGGATTTGTCTTCAAGATGCCATGGAAGCCCACACATCCCAGCTCCACCCATGCTCTGGCAGAGTGGGCCAGCCGCAGGGAAGCCTTTGCCCAGAGACCCAGCTCGGCCCCCGACCTGATG TGTCTCAGTCCTGAGCGGAAGATGGAAGTGGAGGAGCTCAGCCCCCTGGCCCTAGGTCGCTTCTCTCTGACCCCTGCAGAGGGGGATACTGAGGAAGATGATGGATTTGTGGACATCCTAGAGAGTGACTTAAAG GACGATGATGCAGTTCCCCCAGGCATGGAGAGTCTCATTAGTGCCCCACTGGTCAAGACTTTGGAAAAGGAAGATGAACAG GACCTCGTCATGTACAGCAAGTGCCAGCGGCTCTTCCGCTCTCCATCCATGCCCTGCAGCGTGATCCGGCCCATCCTCAAGAGGCTGGAGCGGCCCCAGGACAGGGACACACCCGTGCAGAATAAGCGGAGGCGGAGCGTGACCCCTCCTGAGGAgcagcaggaggctgaggaaccT AAAGCCCGCGTCCTCCGCTCCAAATCACTGTGTCACGATGAGATCGAGAACCTCCTGGACAGTGACCACCGAGAGCTGATTGGAGATTACTCTAAG gCCTTCCTCCTACAGACAGTAGATGGAAAGCACCAAGACCTCAAGTACATCTCACCAGAAACG ATGGTGGCCCTGTTGATGGGCAAGTTCAGCAACATCGTGGATAAGTTTGTGATTGTAGACTGCAGATACCCCTATGAGTATGAAGGCGGGCACATCAAG ACTGCGGTGAACTTGCCCCTGGAACGCGACGCCGAGAGCTTCCTGCTGCAGAGCCCCATCACACCCTGTAGCCTGGACAAGAGAGTCATTCTCATTTTCCACTGTGAATTCTCATCTGAGCGTGGGCCCCGCAT GTGCCGTTTCATCAGGGAACGAGACCGTGCTGTCAACGACTACCCCAGCCTCTACTACCCCGAGATGTATATCCTGAAAGGCGGCTACAAGGAGTTCTTCCCTCAACACCCG AACTTCTGTGAACCCCAGGACTACCGGCCCATGAACCACGAGGCCTTCAAGGATGAGCTAAAGACCTTCCGCCTCAAGACTCGCAGCTGGGCTGGGGAGCGGAGCCGGCGGGAGCTCTGTAGCCGGCTGCAGGACCAGTGA
- the CDC25B gene encoding M-phase inducer phosphatase 2 isoform X5, with product MEVPQPEPAPGSALSPAGVCGGAQRPGHLPGLLLGSHGLLGSPVRAAASSPVTTLTQTMHDLAGLGSHSRLTRLSLSRRASESSLSSESSEYSDAGLCMDSPSPMDPQMAEQTFEQAIQAASRVIRNEQFAIRRFQSMPVRLLGHSPVLRNITNSQAPDGRRKNEAGSGAASSSGEDKENDGFVFKMPWKPTHPSSTHALAEWASRREAFAQRPSSAPDLMCLSPERKMEVEELSPLALGRFSLTPAEGDTEEDDGFVDILESDLKDDDAVPPGMESLISAPLVKTLEKEDEQDLVMYSKCQRLFRSPSMPCSVIRPILKRLERPQDRDTPVQNKRRRSVTPPEEQQEAEEPKARVLRSKSLCHDEIENLLDSDHRELIGDYSKAFLLQTVDGKHQDLKYISPETMVALLMGKFSNIVDKFVIVDCRYPYEYEGGHIKTAVNLPLERDAESFLLQSPITPCSLDKRVILIFHCEFSSERGPRMCRFIRERDRAVNDYPSLYYPEMYILKGGYKEFFPQHPNFCEPQDYRPMNHEAFKDELKTFRLKTRSWAGERSRRELCSRLQDQ from the exons ATGGAGGTGCCCCAGCCGGAGCCCGCGCCAGGCTCGGCTCTCAGTCCAGCGGGCGTGTGCGGTGGCGCCCAGCGTCCGGGCCACCTCCCGGGCCTCCTGCTGGGATCTCATGGCCTCCTGGGGTCCCCGGTGCGCGCGGCCGCTTCCTCGCCGGTCACCACCCTCACCCAGACCATGCACGACCTCGCCGGGCTCGGCAG CCACAGCCGCCTGACGCGCCTATCCCTGTCTCGACGGGCATCTGAATCCTCCCTGTCGTCTGAATCCTCCGAATATTCTGATGCAG GTCTCTGCATGGATTCCCCCAGTCCTATGGATCCCCAGATGGCAGAGCAGAC GTTTGAACAGGCCATCCAGGCAGCCAGCCGGGTCATTCGAAA CGAGCAGTTTGCCATCAGACGCTTCCAGTCTATGCCG GTGAGGCTGCTGGGCCACAGCCCCGTGCTTCGGAACATCACCAACTCCCAGGCGCCCGACGGCCGGAGGAAGAACGAGGCGGGCAGTGGAGCTGCCAGCAGCTCTGGGGAAGACAAGGAGAAT GATGGATTTGTCTTCAAGATGCCATGGAAGCCCACACATCCCAGCTCCACCCATGCTCTGGCAGAGTGGGCCAGCCGCAGGGAAGCCTTTGCCCAGAGACCCAGCTCGGCCCCCGACCTGATG TGTCTCAGTCCTGAGCGGAAGATGGAAGTGGAGGAGCTCAGCCCCCTGGCCCTAGGTCGCTTCTCTCTGACCCCTGCAGAGGGGGATACTGAGGAAGATGATGGATTTGTGGACATCCTAGAGAGTGACTTAAAG GACGATGATGCAGTTCCCCCAGGCATGGAGAGTCTCATTAGTGCCCCACTGGTCAAGACTTTGGAAAAGGAAGATGAACAG GACCTCGTCATGTACAGCAAGTGCCAGCGGCTCTTCCGCTCTCCATCCATGCCCTGCAGCGTGATCCGGCCCATCCTCAAGAGGCTGGAGCGGCCCCAGGACAGGGACACACCCGTGCAGAATAAGCGGAGGCGGAGCGTGACCCCTCCTGAGGAgcagcaggaggctgaggaaccT AAAGCCCGCGTCCTCCGCTCCAAATCACTGTGTCACGATGAGATCGAGAACCTCCTGGACAGTGACCACCGAGAGCTGATTGGAGATTACTCTAAG gCCTTCCTCCTACAGACAGTAGATGGAAAGCACCAAGACCTCAAGTACATCTCACCAGAAACG ATGGTGGCCCTGTTGATGGGCAAGTTCAGCAACATCGTGGATAAGTTTGTGATTGTAGACTGCAGATACCCCTATGAGTATGAAGGCGGGCACATCAAG ACTGCGGTGAACTTGCCCCTGGAACGCGACGCCGAGAGCTTCCTGCTGCAGAGCCCCATCACACCCTGTAGCCTGGACAAGAGAGTCATTCTCATTTTCCACTGTGAATTCTCATCTGAGCGTGGGCCCCGCAT GTGCCGTTTCATCAGGGAACGAGACCGTGCTGTCAACGACTACCCCAGCCTCTACTACCCCGAGATGTATATCCTGAAAGGCGGCTACAAGGAGTTCTTCCCTCAACACCCG AACTTCTGTGAACCCCAGGACTACCGGCCCATGAACCACGAGGCCTTCAAGGATGAGCTAAAGACCTTCCGCCTCAAGACTCGCAGCTGGGCTGGGGAGCGGAGCCGGCGGGAGCTCTGTAGCCGGCTGCAGGACCAGTGA
- the CDC25B gene encoding M-phase inducer phosphatase 2 isoform X6, with protein MDSPSPMDPQMAEQTFEQAIQAASRVIRNEQFAIRRFQSMPVRLLGHSPVLRNITNSQAPDGRRKNEAGSGAASSSGEDKENVRFWKDGFVFKMPWKPTHPSSTHALAEWASRREAFAQRPSSAPDLMCLSPERKMEVEELSPLALGRFSLTPAEGDTEEDDGFVDILESDLKDDDAVPPGMESLISAPLVKTLEKEDEQDLVMYSKCQRLFRSPSMPCSVIRPILKRLERPQDRDTPVQNKRRRSVTPPEEQQEAEEPKARVLRSKSLCHDEIENLLDSDHRELIGDYSKAFLLQTVDGKHQDLKYISPETMVALLMGKFSNIVDKFVIVDCRYPYEYEGGHIKTAVNLPLERDAESFLLQSPITPCSLDKRVILIFHCEFSSERGPRMCRFIRERDRAVNDYPSLYYPEMYILKGGYKEFFPQHPNFCEPQDYRPMNHEAFKDELKTFRLKTRSWAGERSRRELCSRLQDQ; from the exons ATGGATTCCCCCAGTCCTATGGATCCCCAGATGGCAGAGCAGAC GTTTGAACAGGCCATCCAGGCAGCCAGCCGGGTCATTCGAAA CGAGCAGTTTGCCATCAGACGCTTCCAGTCTATGCCG GTGAGGCTGCTGGGCCACAGCCCCGTGCTTCGGAACATCACCAACTCCCAGGCGCCCGACGGCCGGAGGAAGAACGAGGCGGGCAGTGGAGCTGCCAGCAGCTCTGGGGAAGACAAGGAGAATGTGCGCTTCTGGAAG GATGGATTTGTCTTCAAGATGCCATGGAAGCCCACACATCCCAGCTCCACCCATGCTCTGGCAGAGTGGGCCAGCCGCAGGGAAGCCTTTGCCCAGAGACCCAGCTCGGCCCCCGACCTGATG TGTCTCAGTCCTGAGCGGAAGATGGAAGTGGAGGAGCTCAGCCCCCTGGCCCTAGGTCGCTTCTCTCTGACCCCTGCAGAGGGGGATACTGAGGAAGATGATGGATTTGTGGACATCCTAGAGAGTGACTTAAAG GACGATGATGCAGTTCCCCCAGGCATGGAGAGTCTCATTAGTGCCCCACTGGTCAAGACTTTGGAAAAGGAAGATGAACAG GACCTCGTCATGTACAGCAAGTGCCAGCGGCTCTTCCGCTCTCCATCCATGCCCTGCAGCGTGATCCGGCCCATCCTCAAGAGGCTGGAGCGGCCCCAGGACAGGGACACACCCGTGCAGAATAAGCGGAGGCGGAGCGTGACCCCTCCTGAGGAgcagcaggaggctgaggaaccT AAAGCCCGCGTCCTCCGCTCCAAATCACTGTGTCACGATGAGATCGAGAACCTCCTGGACAGTGACCACCGAGAGCTGATTGGAGATTACTCTAAG gCCTTCCTCCTACAGACAGTAGATGGAAAGCACCAAGACCTCAAGTACATCTCACCAGAAACG ATGGTGGCCCTGTTGATGGGCAAGTTCAGCAACATCGTGGATAAGTTTGTGATTGTAGACTGCAGATACCCCTATGAGTATGAAGGCGGGCACATCAAG ACTGCGGTGAACTTGCCCCTGGAACGCGACGCCGAGAGCTTCCTGCTGCAGAGCCCCATCACACCCTGTAGCCTGGACAAGAGAGTCATTCTCATTTTCCACTGTGAATTCTCATCTGAGCGTGGGCCCCGCAT GTGCCGTTTCATCAGGGAACGAGACCGTGCTGTCAACGACTACCCCAGCCTCTACTACCCCGAGATGTATATCCTGAAAGGCGGCTACAAGGAGTTCTTCCCTCAACACCCG AACTTCTGTGAACCCCAGGACTACCGGCCCATGAACCACGAGGCCTTCAAGGATGAGCTAAAGACCTTCCGCCTCAAGACTCGCAGCTGGGCTGGGGAGCGGAGCCGGCGGGAGCTCTGTAGCCGGCTGCAGGACCAGTGA
- the CDC25B gene encoding M-phase inducer phosphatase 2 isoform X1: protein MEVPQPEPAPGSALSPAGVCGGAQRPGHLPGLLLGSHGLLGSPVRAAASSPVTTLTQTMHDLAGLGSHSRLTRLSLSRRASESSLSSESSEYSDAGLCMDSPSPMDPQMAEQTFEQAIQAASRVIRNEQFAIRRFQSMPVRLLGHSPVLRNITNSQAPDGRRKNEAGSGAASSSGEDKENVRFWKAGVGALRGEEGACWSGSLACEDLPLPSWLQDGFVFKMPWKPTHPSSTHALAEWASRREAFAQRPSSAPDLMCLSPERKMEVEELSPLALGRFSLTPAEGDTEEDDGFVDILESDLKDDDAVPPGMESLISAPLVKTLEKEDEQDLVMYSKCQRLFRSPSMPCSVIRPILKRLERPQDRDTPVQNKRRRSVTPPEEQQEAEEPKARVLRSKSLCHDEIENLLDSDHRELIGDYSKAFLLQTVDGKHQDLKYISPETMVALLMGKFSNIVDKFVIVDCRYPYEYEGGHIKTAVNLPLERDAESFLLQSPITPCSLDKRVILIFHCEFSSERGPRMCRFIRERDRAVNDYPSLYYPEMYILKGGYKEFFPQHPNFCEPQDYRPMNHEAFKDELKTFRLKTRSWAGERSRRELCSRLQDQ from the exons ATGGAGGTGCCCCAGCCGGAGCCCGCGCCAGGCTCGGCTCTCAGTCCAGCGGGCGTGTGCGGTGGCGCCCAGCGTCCGGGCCACCTCCCGGGCCTCCTGCTGGGATCTCATGGCCTCCTGGGGTCCCCGGTGCGCGCGGCCGCTTCCTCGCCGGTCACCACCCTCACCCAGACCATGCACGACCTCGCCGGGCTCGGCAG CCACAGCCGCCTGACGCGCCTATCCCTGTCTCGACGGGCATCTGAATCCTCCCTGTCGTCTGAATCCTCCGAATATTCTGATGCAG GTCTCTGCATGGATTCCCCCAGTCCTATGGATCCCCAGATGGCAGAGCAGAC GTTTGAACAGGCCATCCAGGCAGCCAGCCGGGTCATTCGAAA CGAGCAGTTTGCCATCAGACGCTTCCAGTCTATGCCG GTGAGGCTGCTGGGCCACAGCCCCGTGCTTCGGAACATCACCAACTCCCAGGCGCCCGACGGCCGGAGGAAGAACGAGGCGGGCAGTGGAGCTGCCAGCAGCTCTGGGGAAGACAAGGAGAATGTGCGCTTCTGGAAGGCAGGAGTGGGAGCTCTCCGGGGAGAGGAGGGGGCATGCTGGAGTGGTTCCCTGGCATGTGAGGACCTTCCTCTCCCATCTTGGCTGCAGGATGGATTTGTCTTCAAGATGCCATGGAAGCCCACACATCCCAGCTCCACCCATGCTCTGGCAGAGTGGGCCAGCCGCAGGGAAGCCTTTGCCCAGAGACCCAGCTCGGCCCCCGACCTGATG TGTCTCAGTCCTGAGCGGAAGATGGAAGTGGAGGAGCTCAGCCCCCTGGCCCTAGGTCGCTTCTCTCTGACCCCTGCAGAGGGGGATACTGAGGAAGATGATGGATTTGTGGACATCCTAGAGAGTGACTTAAAG GACGATGATGCAGTTCCCCCAGGCATGGAGAGTCTCATTAGTGCCCCACTGGTCAAGACTTTGGAAAAGGAAGATGAACAG GACCTCGTCATGTACAGCAAGTGCCAGCGGCTCTTCCGCTCTCCATCCATGCCCTGCAGCGTGATCCGGCCCATCCTCAAGAGGCTGGAGCGGCCCCAGGACAGGGACACACCCGTGCAGAATAAGCGGAGGCGGAGCGTGACCCCTCCTGAGGAgcagcaggaggctgaggaaccT AAAGCCCGCGTCCTCCGCTCCAAATCACTGTGTCACGATGAGATCGAGAACCTCCTGGACAGTGACCACCGAGAGCTGATTGGAGATTACTCTAAG gCCTTCCTCCTACAGACAGTAGATGGAAAGCACCAAGACCTCAAGTACATCTCACCAGAAACG ATGGTGGCCCTGTTGATGGGCAAGTTCAGCAACATCGTGGATAAGTTTGTGATTGTAGACTGCAGATACCCCTATGAGTATGAAGGCGGGCACATCAAG ACTGCGGTGAACTTGCCCCTGGAACGCGACGCCGAGAGCTTCCTGCTGCAGAGCCCCATCACACCCTGTAGCCTGGACAAGAGAGTCATTCTCATTTTCCACTGTGAATTCTCATCTGAGCGTGGGCCCCGCAT GTGCCGTTTCATCAGGGAACGAGACCGTGCTGTCAACGACTACCCCAGCCTCTACTACCCCGAGATGTATATCCTGAAAGGCGGCTACAAGGAGTTCTTCCCTCAACACCCG AACTTCTGTGAACCCCAGGACTACCGGCCCATGAACCACGAGGCCTTCAAGGATGAGCTAAAGACCTTCCGCCTCAAGACTCGCAGCTGGGCTGGGGAGCGGAGCCGGCGGGAGCTCTGTAGCCGGCTGCAGGACCAGTGA
- the CDC25B gene encoding M-phase inducer phosphatase 2 isoform X4, whose product MEVPQPEPAPGSALSPAGVCGGAQRPGHLPGLLLGSHGLLGSPVRAAASSPVTTLTQTMHDLAGLGSHSRLTRLSLSRRASESSLSSESSEYSDAGLCMDSPSPMDPQMAEQTFEQAIQAASRVIRNEQFAIRRFQSMPVRLLGHSPVLRNITNSQAPDGRRKNEAGSGAASSSGEDKENVRFWKDGFVFKMPWKPTHPSSTHALAEWASRREAFAQRPSSAPDLMCLSPERKMEVEELSPLALGRFSLTPAEGDTEEDDGFVDILESDLKDDDAVPPGMESLISAPLVKTLEKEDEQDLVMYSKCQRLFRSPSMPCSVIRPILKRLERPQDRDTPVQNKRRRSVTPPEEQQEAEEPKARVLRSKSLCHDEIENLLDSDHRELIGDYSKAFLLQTVDGKHQDLKYISPETMVALLMGKFSNIVDKFVIVDCRYPYEYEGGHIKTAVNLPLERDAESFLLQSPITPCSLDKRVILIFHCEFSSERGPRMCRFIRERDRAVNDYPSLYYPEMYILKGGYKEFFPQHPNFCEPQDYRPMNHEAFKDELKTFRLKTRSWAGERSRRELCSRLQDQ is encoded by the exons ATGGAGGTGCCCCAGCCGGAGCCCGCGCCAGGCTCGGCTCTCAGTCCAGCGGGCGTGTGCGGTGGCGCCCAGCGTCCGGGCCACCTCCCGGGCCTCCTGCTGGGATCTCATGGCCTCCTGGGGTCCCCGGTGCGCGCGGCCGCTTCCTCGCCGGTCACCACCCTCACCCAGACCATGCACGACCTCGCCGGGCTCGGCAG CCACAGCCGCCTGACGCGCCTATCCCTGTCTCGACGGGCATCTGAATCCTCCCTGTCGTCTGAATCCTCCGAATATTCTGATGCAG GTCTCTGCATGGATTCCCCCAGTCCTATGGATCCCCAGATGGCAGAGCAGAC GTTTGAACAGGCCATCCAGGCAGCCAGCCGGGTCATTCGAAA CGAGCAGTTTGCCATCAGACGCTTCCAGTCTATGCCG GTGAGGCTGCTGGGCCACAGCCCCGTGCTTCGGAACATCACCAACTCCCAGGCGCCCGACGGCCGGAGGAAGAACGAGGCGGGCAGTGGAGCTGCCAGCAGCTCTGGGGAAGACAAGGAGAATGTGCGCTTCTGGAAG GATGGATTTGTCTTCAAGATGCCATGGAAGCCCACACATCCCAGCTCCACCCATGCTCTGGCAGAGTGGGCCAGCCGCAGGGAAGCCTTTGCCCAGAGACCCAGCTCGGCCCCCGACCTGATG TGTCTCAGTCCTGAGCGGAAGATGGAAGTGGAGGAGCTCAGCCCCCTGGCCCTAGGTCGCTTCTCTCTGACCCCTGCAGAGGGGGATACTGAGGAAGATGATGGATTTGTGGACATCCTAGAGAGTGACTTAAAG GACGATGATGCAGTTCCCCCAGGCATGGAGAGTCTCATTAGTGCCCCACTGGTCAAGACTTTGGAAAAGGAAGATGAACAG GACCTCGTCATGTACAGCAAGTGCCAGCGGCTCTTCCGCTCTCCATCCATGCCCTGCAGCGTGATCCGGCCCATCCTCAAGAGGCTGGAGCGGCCCCAGGACAGGGACACACCCGTGCAGAATAAGCGGAGGCGGAGCGTGACCCCTCCTGAGGAgcagcaggaggctgaggaaccT AAAGCCCGCGTCCTCCGCTCCAAATCACTGTGTCACGATGAGATCGAGAACCTCCTGGACAGTGACCACCGAGAGCTGATTGGAGATTACTCTAAG gCCTTCCTCCTACAGACAGTAGATGGAAAGCACCAAGACCTCAAGTACATCTCACCAGAAACG ATGGTGGCCCTGTTGATGGGCAAGTTCAGCAACATCGTGGATAAGTTTGTGATTGTAGACTGCAGATACCCCTATGAGTATGAAGGCGGGCACATCAAG ACTGCGGTGAACTTGCCCCTGGAACGCGACGCCGAGAGCTTCCTGCTGCAGAGCCCCATCACACCCTGTAGCCTGGACAAGAGAGTCATTCTCATTTTCCACTGTGAATTCTCATCTGAGCGTGGGCCCCGCAT GTGCCGTTTCATCAGGGAACGAGACCGTGCTGTCAACGACTACCCCAGCCTCTACTACCCCGAGATGTATATCCTGAAAGGCGGCTACAAGGAGTTCTTCCCTCAACACCCG AACTTCTGTGAACCCCAGGACTACCGGCCCATGAACCACGAGGCCTTCAAGGATGAGCTAAAGACCTTCCGCCTCAAGACTCGCAGCTGGGCTGGGGAGCGGAGCCGGCGGGAGCTCTGTAGCCGGCTGCAGGACCAGTGA